A DNA window from Onthophagus taurus isolate NC chromosome 1, IU_Otau_3.0, whole genome shotgun sequence contains the following coding sequences:
- the LOC111416339 gene encoding uncharacterized protein, with translation MLHKSKSESLLTNSISTEKYQQNEDLKKHINKLHKTINTLECSIIQSNENDRQLLMVTQRDNLRNQKLSYQLDEARNENKLLLNALQLNKDNNKDPSKSRTQVDFTSYSTVSLVHLQYKYEELSSSHEGLLKVLDSKVKECQKCYRENEELRDEIQNLKMQIAENIRTIKTLCDKYMKLKGRKDLKISSLRYERDTLKMVHSRLVNLLNQKY, from the exons ATGCTTCACAAGAGTAAAAGTGAatcattattaacaaattcaaTATCTACG gagaaatatcaacaaaacgaagatttaaaaaaacacatcAATAAGCTgcataaaacaataaatacttTGGAATGCAGTATTATACAGTCAAACgaaaatgatcgacaattatTGATGGTTACACAACGCGATAACTtgagaaatcaaaaattatcatatCAACTAGATGAAGcaagaaacgaaaataaattattgttga ATGCTCTTCAATTAaacaaagataataataaagatcCTTCAAAATCACGCACTCAAGTGGATTTCACATCTTATTCAACAGTAAGTTTGGTTCATCTTCAATATAA ATACGAAGAATTATCGTCGAGTCACGAAGGTTTATTGAAAGTGCTCGATTCAAAAGTGAAGGAATgccaaaaatgttatcgtgaaaatgaagaattaagggatgaaattcaaaatCTTAAAATGCAAATTGCAGAAAATATAAGAACGATTAAAACATTATGTGATaaatatatgaaattaaaaggGCGCAAagatttgaaa atttctaGTTTGAGATATGAAAGGGATACTTTAAAAATGGTGCACAGTCGTCTCGTTAATTTGCTTAATCAGAAATATTAA
- the LOC111416340 gene encoding mapk-regulated corepressor-interacting protein 1-like produces MYNVKGPSKIVAKTTRRGIQNLDGFRDYTKSKVNAVGEVINDSKPIFQNVSKKTHNDTRTFRHNEVIITPQHEELIFFINDSWNSVYSEINSSENVSLTGKQTCYYKEDPSPQLENFKPFDLEGWWGKRLFNYITNSVNHKG; encoded by the exons ATGTATAATGTAAAGGGACCGAGTAAGATCGTGGCGAAAACAACACGAAGAG GTATACAAAATTTGGACGGTTTTCGTGACTACACAAAGTCAAAGGTTAACGCGGTTGGAGAGGTTATAAA tGACTCGAaaccaatttttcaaaatgtttcaaagAAAACTCACAACGATACTCGAACTTTTCGTCATAACGAGGTTATTATAACGCCTCAACATGaagaattgatattttttatcaacgatt CCTGGAATTCAGTGTATTCGGAAATTAATTCATCAGAAAACGTCAGCTTAACAG GTAAACAAACTTGTTATTACAAGGAAGATCCTTCACCgcaattagaaaattttaaaccttTCGATTTAGAAGGTTGGTGGGGCAAAAGACTGTTTAATTACATAACTAATTCAGTTAATCACAAAGGTTAA
- the LOC111416337 gene encoding serine/threonine-protein kinase dyf-5-like translates to MNRYITLHQLGDGTYGSVVLGQRKDTGEKVAIKRMKRKYYSWEEAMNLREVKSLKKLHHTNVVKLKEVIRENDVLYFVFEYMQENLYQLIKDRRVPFPEATVRNMLFQILQGLAFIHRHGFFHRDLKPENILCSGPELVKIADFGLVREIRSRPPYTDYVSTRWYRAPEVLLHSTTYTSPIDLWAVGCIAAEVYTYRPLFPGTTETDQLYKICQILGTPDKKNWLEGYQLAGAVGFKFPYFTSTPLSAVVPQASTIGIKLIEVLLDWNSAGRPTAQAALKHSYFQIGQQYANSAYSIQRQNGIIHQPSAKNFTTFAALQQNGTISTSDQKQQIENQNVQNVQNLQNQNQSLLNQISLQENTKNAYQSSQQESKIHIQVQPLIKPATRNQPVQAVAPIIYSFGQMDYSNKLYNSNIGFNNANSAKKFVKRISWGKNDFEAEEDNFADILGNKIKESEKVKENKVNLSQYNLQDILEPLAKASAGTARNQYLSVSRYIAGQPSIKRGSNVNFLDGGDSRKNSGLFSKRSGDLDITSLFNESLGLQTIPPGKQKIGSFSLAGSNHGRTDWAAKYLK, encoded by the exons TCGTTAAAAAAACTACACCACACCAACGTTGTTAAACTGAAAGAGGTGATTAGAGAAAATgatgttttatattttgtgttcGAATATATGCAAGAAAATctttatcaattaataaagGATCGCCGTGTACCATTTCCAGAAGCCACCGTTAGAAACATGCTATTTCAG ATACTGCAAGGTTTAGCATTTATCCATAGACATGGTTTCTTTCATAGAGACTTAAAACCGGAAAATATTCTTTGTTCAGGACCGGAATTGGTAAAAATAGCCGATTTTGGTTTGGTTCGAGAAATAAGATCGCGACCTCCTTATACGGATTACGTGTCAACGAGATGGTATCGAGCACCGGAAGTTCTGTTACACTCAACAACTTATACAAGTCCAATCGATCTTTGGGCCGTCGGTTGTATCGCGGCTGAAGTTTATACTTATAGGCCGTTATTTCCCGGTACAACCGAAACcgatcaactttataaaatatgcCAAATTTTAGGAACCCCAGataaa AAGAATTGGTTGGAAGGTTATCAACTTGCTGGTGCTGTTGGATTTAAATTTCCTTATTTTACAAGTACTCCATTAAGCGCTGTTGTTCCTCAAGCCAGTACAAttggaattaaattaattgaagtttTGTTAGATTGGAATTCGGCTGGAAGACCAACAGCTCAAGCTGCCTTAAAACATTCATATTTTCaa attggTCAACAATACGCTAATAGTGCTTACAGTATTCAACGTCAAAATGGAATTATTCATCAACCCTCTGCTAAAAATTTCACAACTTTCGCAGCCCTGCAACAAAACGGAACGATTTCTACATCCGATCAGAAACAACAAATCGAAAATCAAAACGTCCAAAACGTTCAAAacttacaaaatcaaaatcaatccCTTCTCAACCAAATTTCTTTGcaagaaaacacaaaaaacgctTATCAATCATCTCAGcaagaatcaaaaattcatattcaAGTACAACCGTTAATTAAGCCAGCTACAAGAAATCAACCGGTACAAGCAGTCGCCCCTATTATTTACAGTTTTGGACAAATGGATTATTCGAATAAATTATACAATTCCAATATTGGTTTTAATAATGCTAATAGCGCCAAAAAGTTCGTTAAAAGGATATCGTGgggtaaaaatgattttgaagcTGAAGAAGATAATTTTGCTGATATTCTAGG gaataaaattaaagaatcgGAGAAAGTAAAGGAAAACAAGGTTAATTTGAGTCAATATAATCTCCAAGATATACTGGAACCTTTAGCAAAAGCGAGTGCTGGAACCGCCAGAAATCAATATCTTAGCGTGTCGAGATACATTGCCGGTCAGCCTAGTATTAAAAGAGGGAGTAATGTTAATTTCCTCGATGGTGGTGATAGCAGAAAAAATAGTGGGTTGTTTAGTAAAAGATcag gtGATTTGGATATTACAAGTTTATTCAATGAAAGTTTAGGTTTACAAACAATTCCACctggaaaacaaaaaataggaAGTTTTAGTTTAGCTGGTAGTAATCATGGACGAACTGACTGGGCGGCAAA GTACCTTAAATGA